The Micromonospora violae DNA segment GCCATGCGCCCGGCGCTGGCCGACACTCTCAAGGCCGGCGAGGCGGCCGGCGCGCTCACCGGCATCGTCTCCGGCTCCGGCCCGACGTGCGTGTTCCTCGCCGCGGACGGGGCCGCCGCGGAGCGGATCGCCGCCGAGTTGACCGCCGCGGGCGTCTGCCGGCAGGCGAGGGTCGCGCACGGCCCGGTGGCCGGCGCCCGCATCGGCTGACCACGGGTTCCGCCGGGGCGGCCGGCACACGGCGCGGGCGTTCGGGGCGTCCGCGTACCCTTGGGAGAGGCGTCCAGGTGCCCGCCGGCACCGGGACGCTTTGATCATGAAGGGTGGAACGTGGCGAACATCGTCAATCTGGACCGGGTGTCCAAGGGGTACGGCGCCGCCGGGCGGCTGCTCACGGACGTCTCGCTCGGCCTGGACGACGCCGACCGGATCGGTGTGGTCGGCCTCAACGGCGCCGGCAAGTCCACCCTGCTGCGGCTGCTCACCAAGCAGGAGGACCCCGACGACGGCCGGGTGACTCACCGCCGTGACCTGCGCGTGCTCTGGCTGCCGCAGCAGCTCGCCCTCGCCGCCGAGGCCACCGTCCGGGACGTGGTGCTCGGCACCGCCTGGCTCGACGAGGGCATGGGCGCCGAGCACGAGTGGGCCGGCGACGCCGGGGTGCGGGCCATCCTCGACGGCCTCGGCATGCCGCACCTCGGCCTCGACCAGCCGGTCGGCCCGATGTCCGGTGGCGAACGACGCCGGGTGGCGCTCGCCGCGCTGCTCGTCCGTGACTCCGACCTGCTCATCCTCGACGAGCCCACCAACCACCTGGACGTCGGCGGTGTCGACTGGCTGGCCCGGCACCTGGTCGGGCGCAAGGGCGCCCTGGTCGTGGTCACCCACGACCGGTGGTTCCTGGACGCGGTCTGCACCACCACCTGGGAGGTCGCCGACCAGACCGTCCGCGCCTACGAGGGTGGCTTCGCCGCCTGGATCCTCGCCCGCGCCGAGCGGGAGCGGGTCGCCGCCGCCACCGAGGCCCGTCGGCAGAACCTGCTCCGCAAGGAGATCGCCTGGCTGCGCCGGGGCCCGCCCGCCCGGACGTCCAAGCCGCAGTTCCGCATCGACGCCGCGAACGCGTTGATCGCCGACGTGCCGCCGGCGCGCGACACCATGTCGTTGCAGCGGATGGCGGTTTCGCGCCTCGGCAAGCAGGTGTACGAGCTGGAGAACGTCGAGCTGCACGCCGGCCCGAAGGAGATCCTGCGCGACGTCAGCTGGCTGGTCGGCCCGGGTGACCGGATCGCCATCCTCGGTGCCAACGGCGCCGGCAAGACCACCCTGCTGCGGATGCTCGCCGGCATCACCCGCCCCGCTGGTGGTCGCCTCGGCACCGGCTCCACCGTGCGACCCGCGTTCCTCTCCCAGGAGCTCAGCGAGCTGCCCGGGCACCTGCGGGTGTTGGAGGCGGTGGAGGAGGTCGCCCGTCGGGTTCAGCTCGGCGACCGGGAGGTCTCCGCGGCTCAGCTCGCCGAGGTGTTCGGCTTCGACGACCGCCGGCTCTGGACCCCGGTCAGCGACCTCTCCGGTGGGGAACGCCGCCGGTTGCAGATGCTGCGGTTGCTGGCCGGCGAGCCCAACGTGCTGCTCTTCGACGAGCCCACCAACGACCTGGACACGGACACCCTCGCCGCGCTGGAGGACCTGCTCGACTCGTGGCCCGGCACGATCATCGTGGCCAGCCATGACCGGTACCTGATCGAGCGGGTCACCGACACGGCGTACGGGATGTTCGGCGACGGTCGGTTGGTGCACCTGCCGGGCGGGGTGGACGAATACCTGGCGCGGACCGCCGAGCGGGCCGGGACCAGCCGCGCCGGGTCCAGCCCGACCGTCGCGCCCAGCGGACCGGCCGCCAGCGGCATGTCCGCCGCCGAGGTCCGCCAGGCCCGCAAGGAACTGACCCGGTTGGAACGGCAACTCGGCAAGCTCGACCAACGGGAGAGCACGCTGCTCGATCAGCTCGCCGCCGACGCCACCGATTACGCCCGGGTCGCCGAGTTGGACGCCCAGCTCAAGGATCTGCGTGCCGAGCGGGAGCGGATCGAGGAGAGCTGGATGACCCTCGCCGAGGACCTGCCGGAGAGCTGATCGACCGGGCGCGCCGGCCCGGGCCCCGTGTGCGGCGTCACACCACCACATGCGAGACAATCGTCGGCGACACCTCACCCCACGGCGTTGGAGACACAGACATGGCCCACACCCCCGTCAACCACCCCGCGCGGCCGATCTACCGGGCGATCGGCGGGCTGACCGGTCTGTACCTGGTCGTCTTCGGTGTGCTCGGCATCATCGCGAGCACCGGCAACGAGATCCTCGCCCAGGACGACACCCGGGTCCTCGGTCAGGGCACCAACCTCGGCTTCTCGCTGCTCTGCGCGCTGCTCGGGCTCGTCGTGCTGGTCGGCACCGCGCTCGGCCGCAACATCGACGTGGCGATCAACCAGTGGCTGGCGTACGGCCTGATGGTGATCAGCCTGGCCGGTCTCGCGTTCATCCGGACCGACGCCAACATCTTCAACTTCAGCATCAGCACCGTGATCGTGGTGATGACGGCCGCCCTGGTGCTGCTCATGGTCGGCATGTACGGCAAGGTCGGTACGGAGGATGAGGCGGAGGCGTTCCAGAAGGCTCGCCTGGTCCTCTGACTTTTTGGTTGCGGCTGTGGTTTTCGCCGGAGCCCGATCTGCTCCGGGCGGTCAGGCTTGATCCCTGCGCAGCTCGGGCTCCGGCGAAAACCTGACCTGGTCCAGCCTTCGGCGGACCCTTCCGGCTTTGTGGTTCTTCGGACAGTTGGGTTTCACCTGGGCGACAATTCCCCTGAAACGGTCGAACTCAGGTGGATGGGGTCAGGGGTATGCCGCATTTTCCGGTCAACCATCCGGCACGGCCGCTCTACCGGGTCCTCTCCGGGCTGATCGGCGTCTACATCCTGGTCTTCGGTGTCTGGGGCGTCGCCGAGACGATCGGCGATCCGCTCTTTGCCCGCACCAGCACGTGGGCGCTCGGGCTCCGGACCAACCTGGCCTTCTCGCTCGCCTCGGTGATCTTCGGGGTCGTCCTGATCATCGGGGCCTCGCGGCGCACCAACCTCGGCCACTACATGAACCTCACCGCCGGTGTGGTGTTCCTGGTGACCAGCATCCTGATGATGTCGGTGCTGCAGACCGAGGCGAACTTCCTCAACTTCTCGATGTCGACAGTGGTCGTGTCGATGCTGTTCGGCCTGATCCTGCTCGGCACGGGCCTCTACGACAAGGTCGGGCCACCGGAGCACGCCGAGGCGGAGCTGGAGAACCGCAAGCACCCGGTGGCCGACATGCACCGCCGCTGACCAGGGGGCAGCGGCAGTGCGCTGATCAGGGTCAGTGGCGGCGCGCGGTGATCAGGGTCGGCTTCGCCTCCAGGTGCGACAGCCCGTTCCAGGCGAGGTTGACGAGGTGCGCCGCCACCGTCTCCTTGCGCGGCTTGCGCACCTCCAGCCACCAACTGCCGGTCAGCGCAACCATGCCCACCAGGGCCTGCGAGTACAACTCGGCGAGCTTCGGGTCGTACCCGCGGCTCTTGAACTCG contains these protein-coding regions:
- a CDS encoding ABC-F family ATP-binding cassette domain-containing protein; the encoded protein is MANIVNLDRVSKGYGAAGRLLTDVSLGLDDADRIGVVGLNGAGKSTLLRLLTKQEDPDDGRVTHRRDLRVLWLPQQLALAAEATVRDVVLGTAWLDEGMGAEHEWAGDAGVRAILDGLGMPHLGLDQPVGPMSGGERRRVALAALLVRDSDLLILDEPTNHLDVGGVDWLARHLVGRKGALVVVTHDRWFLDAVCTTTWEVADQTVRAYEGGFAAWILARAERERVAAATEARRQNLLRKEIAWLRRGPPARTSKPQFRIDAANALIADVPPARDTMSLQRMAVSRLGKQVYELENVELHAGPKEILRDVSWLVGPGDRIAILGANGAGKTTLLRMLAGITRPAGGRLGTGSTVRPAFLSQELSELPGHLRVLEAVEEVARRVQLGDREVSAAQLAEVFGFDDRRLWTPVSDLSGGERRRLQMLRLLAGEPNVLLFDEPTNDLDTDTLAALEDLLDSWPGTIIVASHDRYLIERVTDTAYGMFGDGRLVHLPGGVDEYLARTAERAGTSRAGSSPTVAPSGPAASGMSAAEVRQARKELTRLERQLGKLDQRESTLLDQLAADATDYARVAELDAQLKDLRAERERIEESWMTLAEDLPES
- a CDS encoding DUF4383 domain-containing protein, which codes for MAHTPVNHPARPIYRAIGGLTGLYLVVFGVLGIIASTGNEILAQDDTRVLGQGTNLGFSLLCALLGLVVLVGTALGRNIDVAINQWLAYGLMVISLAGLAFIRTDANIFNFSISTVIVVMTAALVLLMVGMYGKVGTEDEAEAFQKARLVL
- a CDS encoding DUF4383 domain-containing protein, which gives rise to MPHFPVNHPARPLYRVLSGLIGVYILVFGVWGVAETIGDPLFARTSTWALGLRTNLAFSLASVIFGVVLIIGASRRTNLGHYMNLTAGVVFLVTSILMMSVLQTEANFLNFSMSTVVVSMLFGLILLGTGLYDKVGPPEHAEAELENRKHPVADMHRR